A single genomic interval of Acidobacteriota bacterium harbors:
- a CDS encoding PAS domain-containing protein — MTIRPLSLRYKFILYLLCTHLLFALLAVYLLSKNRLWLFAIEAIFVVSLSIGIKLISTLFDTLELINTGAQFIEDNDFTTRFLPVGQPELDRLIAIYNRMVDSLRDERQRLMEQNYFLARVLAASPSGVLTFDFDARIVMVNPAAEKLLQLPAAGLYGKKLAELPLPFAQALNDVHTNEARVLPLTGRRRAKCQRAQFLDRGFSRDVLLIEELTEELRQTEKTAYEKIIRLMSHEVNNSVGSANSLLHSCLLYAEQLTEEDRRDFVQALQVVIARTEHLNQFMRSFANVFRLPLPAKRPCDVQALWEHVVSLFKTELLQQAITVAWDEQTKLPPVALDQRQMEQVFINIFKNALEAIRARPGSSPGTITLRFGQQQQRSFVIVEDTGCGLNDETRAHLFTPFFSTKENGQGIGLTLVQEILDQHGCEFALEGRLGEPTRFTIWFAESGQLLEGGR; from the coding sequence ATGACCATTCGACCGCTCAGCCTGCGCTACAAATTCATCCTTTACCTGCTCTGTACCCACCTGCTGTTCGCCCTGCTTGCTGTTTATCTGCTTTCAAAAAACCGCCTCTGGCTCTTTGCCATCGAAGCCATCTTCGTCGTTTCACTCTCGATTGGCATCAAGCTCATCAGCACGCTTTTTGACACGCTTGAATTGATCAACACCGGCGCGCAGTTTATCGAAGACAACGACTTCACGACGCGGTTTCTTCCCGTCGGCCAGCCGGAATTGGATCGCCTGATCGCGATTTACAATCGGATGGTGGACAGTTTGCGCGACGAACGGCAACGTTTGATGGAGCAAAACTATTTCCTGGCGCGTGTGCTGGCGGCTTCACCCTCGGGCGTGCTCACCTTTGATTTTGACGCGCGCATTGTGATGGTCAATCCGGCGGCGGAGAAATTGTTGCAATTGCCCGCCGCCGGATTGTACGGGAAGAAACTGGCGGAACTGCCATTACCTTTCGCGCAAGCCTTGAATGATGTGCACACGAATGAGGCGCGCGTGCTGCCTTTAACCGGACGCCGCCGCGCCAAATGCCAGCGCGCGCAATTTCTGGATCGCGGCTTTTCCCGCGACGTGCTATTGATCGAAGAGCTGACCGAAGAGCTGCGGCAAACAGAAAAGACGGCTTACGAAAAAATCATCCGGCTGATGTCGCATGAGGTGAACAATTCGGTAGGTTCCGCCAATTCTTTGCTGCACTCCTGCTTGCTTTACGCTGAGCAACTGACCGAAGAAGATCGCCGGGATTTCGTGCAGGCTCTGCAAGTTGTTATCGCGCGCACTGAGCATCTCAATCAATTCATGCGCAGCTTTGCCAACGTCTTCCGGTTGCCCTTACCCGCCAAACGACCGTGTGATGTGCAGGCACTTTGGGAGCATGTGGTTTCCCTGTTCAAAACAGAACTTCTGCAACAGGCGATCACCGTTGCGTGGGACGAACAGACAAAGCTTCCTCCTGTGGCGTTAGACCAGCGCCAGATGGAGCAGGTTTTTATCAACATTTTCAAAAATGCCCTCGAGGCAATTCGCGCGCGTCCGGGTAGCTCTCCTGGCACCATCACCCTGCGCTTTGGTCAGCAACAACAACGCAGCTTCGTCATCGTTGAAGACACCGGCTGCGGTCTCAACGACGAGACGCGCGCGCACCTCTTCACTCCCTTCTTCAGCACCAAGGAAAATGGACAAGGCATCGGCTTAACTCTGGTGCAAGAGATCCTCGACCAACACGGCTGCGAATTCGCCTTGGAAGGCAGGCTGGGCGAACCGACGCGATTTACGATCTGGTTTGCAGAAAGCGGTCAATTGTTGGAAGGCGGCAGATGA
- a CDS encoding SDR family oxidoreductase — MGDKKLYLVTGGAGFIGSHIAEALVNRGDRVRVLDNLMTGKRENLTHLTGKIEFIEADIRDYTAIRQAAEGVNVIFHEAAIPSVPRSVADPQLSHDVNVNGTFNVLMAARDAGVRRLVFAASSSAYGDTEVLPKTETMMPNPLSPYAAAKLVGELYCQTFTRVYGLETVALRYFNVFGPRQDPTSPYSGVISKFVTSLLNNEAPTIFGDGEQSRDFTYIANVVDANLRAAEAPEANGHVMNLGIGERITLNQLLDELQKIIGTNLKPKYEETRAGDVRHSLADIARAERLLGYRPLVGFAEGLKYTVDWYRENQE; from the coding sequence ATGGGAGATAAAAAATTGTATCTGGTTACAGGTGGTGCAGGGTTCATCGGTTCGCACATTGCCGAAGCACTGGTCAATCGCGGAGATCGCGTGCGTGTGCTGGATAATTTGATGACCGGCAAACGCGAAAATCTGACTCATCTGACCGGGAAGATCGAATTCATCGAAGCCGATATTCGGGATTACACTGCCATCCGCCAGGCCGCCGAAGGCGTCAACGTTATTTTTCACGAAGCGGCAATCCCTTCCGTGCCGCGTTCCGTGGCCGATCCGCAACTCAGCCACGACGTCAACGTCAACGGCACGTTTAACGTATTGATGGCTGCGCGCGACGCTGGCGTCCGGCGATTGGTGTTTGCCGCATCCAGTTCAGCGTACGGCGACACGGAAGTGTTACCGAAGACAGAAACCATGATGCCGAATCCGCTGTCGCCTTACGCCGCGGCAAAACTTGTGGGCGAGCTTTACTGCCAGACCTTCACGCGAGTTTACGGATTGGAAACCGTCGCGCTTCGCTATTTCAATGTCTTCGGCCCGCGTCAGGACCCAACCTCGCCATATTCGGGCGTTATTTCCAAATTCGTCACTTCACTTTTGAACAACGAAGCGCCAACGATTTTCGGCGATGGCGAACAATCTCGCGATTTTACCTACATCGCCAACGTCGTTGATGCCAACCTGCGCGCCGCCGAAGCCCCTGAAGCAAACGGCCACGTAATGAACCTTGGCATTGGCGAGCGCATTACCCTCAACCAACTGCTGGACGAGCTACAGAAAATCATCGGCACCAACTTGAAACCGAAGTACGAGGAAACGCGCGCCGGCGACGTTCGCCACTCATTGGCCGACATCGCGCGAGCAGAAAGGTTACTTGGTTATCGCCCACTGGTTGGCTTTGCCGAAGGGCTGAAATACACAGTAGATTGGTATCGGGAAAATCAAGAGTAA
- a CDS encoding menaquinone biosynthesis decarboxylase, with translation MAYADLREFIKALEKHKELKRITLPVSSDQEITEITDRISKSKDNNKALLFENVDGGNIPVLINALGSERRMALAMGVNVIDEIAGRLTDWLDFKSPEGLLEKVKMLPKLAELGKYFPREVKSGPCQEVIKHEGEFSLLDFPILKCWELDGGRFITFPMVFTKNPRSGKRNCGMYRMQVYDETTTGMHWQLHKHGAAHHRDLEKRGVERMEVAVAIGAEPVTNFAATLPLPDDLDEMIFASFLREKPVEMVKCVSVDLEVPATAEIVLEGHVDPAERRTEGPFGDHTGFYTLEEPYPVFHVTTVTHRKHPIYQTTIVGRPPMEDCWMGRAIIRVTLPVLKRQMPEIVDMNLPFEGVFHNLMLVSIRKQYPGHARKIMNAIWGMGQAMFTKCIVVVDEDVNVQDPSEVAWKVLNNIDPERDIQFTMGPIDVLDHASRFQGYGSKMGVDGTRKWKNEGFDRLWPKENNTSEEIKRLVDAKWKKLGL, from the coding sequence ATGGCGTACGCCGACCTTCGCGAATTCATCAAGGCTTTAGAAAAACACAAAGAACTCAAACGCATTACGCTTCCGGTTTCCAGCGACCAGGAAATCACCGAAATCACCGACCGCATTTCCAAATCCAAAGACAACAATAAAGCTTTGCTGTTTGAAAATGTGGACGGCGGCAACATTCCTGTGTTGATCAACGCGCTCGGCAGCGAACGGCGTATGGCATTGGCAATGGGCGTCAACGTCATTGACGAAATTGCCGGGCGATTGACCGATTGGCTGGACTTCAAATCGCCTGAAGGGTTGCTGGAAAAAGTAAAAATGCTCCCCAAACTGGCCGAACTGGGAAAATACTTTCCGCGCGAAGTGAAATCCGGCCCCTGCCAGGAAGTCATCAAACACGAAGGCGAATTTTCGCTGCTGGATTTTCCCATCCTGAAATGCTGGGAATTGGACGGCGGGCGCTTCATCACCTTTCCGATGGTGTTCACCAAAAATCCGCGCTCAGGCAAACGAAATTGCGGGATGTACCGCATGCAGGTGTACGACGAAACGACCACCGGCATGCACTGGCAATTGCACAAACACGGCGCAGCGCATCATCGTGATTTGGAAAAACGAGGCGTCGAACGGATGGAAGTCGCCGTCGCCATCGGAGCCGAACCGGTGACGAACTTTGCCGCGACCTTGCCGTTGCCGGATGACCTGGATGAAATGATTTTCGCCAGCTTTTTGCGTGAAAAACCGGTTGAAATGGTCAAATGCGTTTCGGTGGATTTGGAAGTTCCGGCCACCGCTGAAATCGTCCTGGAAGGTCACGTTGATCCGGCGGAACGCCGCACCGAAGGCCCGTTCGGCGACCACACGGGGTTTTACACGCTGGAAGAACCGTACCCAGTATTTCACGTCACGACGGTTACACATCGCAAACATCCGATTTACCAAACGACGATTGTGGGGCGGCCTCCGATGGAAGATTGCTGGATGGGTCGAGCGATCATTCGCGTGACCTTGCCCGTGCTGAAACGCCAGATGCCGGAAATTGTGGATATGAATTTGCCGTTTGAAGGCGTCTTTCACAACCTGATGCTGGTTTCGATTCGCAAACAATACCCTGGACACGCCCGAAAAATTATGAACGCCATTTGGGGGATGGGGCAGGCGATGTTCACCAAGTGCATTGTCGTCGTGGACGAAGACGTCAACGTCCAAGACCCTTCGGAAGTCGCGTGGAAAGTTTTGAATAATATTGACCCGGAACGCGATATACAGTTCACGATGGGGCCGATTGACGTGCTCGATCATGCTTCGCGGTTTCAGGGCTACGGGTCGAAGATGGGCGTGGACGGAACGCGCAAATGGAAAAACGAAGGCTTCGACCGCCTGTGGCCAAAAGAAAATAACACCAGTGAAGAAATCAAACGGCTGGTGGACGCAAAATGGAAAAAACTTGGATTGTGA
- a CDS encoding glycosyltransferase family 4 protein, which translates to MKILVVSLYYEPDRCQSNGPIIRALCEDWAEAGHEVTVLTSFPHYNCDNVWPEYRGRWFQRDRVGRVKVIRSYIFVPHKRSGWQRILNYLSFNISSTLAGLFSGKQDVMFVMSPPLTIGLTAYVLGLLKRIPYCYNLQDIWPEVAVKLGMLRGRRLIAFFEAMEKFIYRHSRRIFAISDEFKANLMTKGIPADQIEVIPNFTDTEFIKPMGKSNAFSLANGLADKFTVLYAGNVGLSQGLEVILDAAEQLKSRRDIVFAVVGEGSCRDELIAEAEQRGLQNVKLLPFQPESDVPMVYAAADVALIPLRQGITENSVPCKTYSIMAAAKPYIAGVDEGSTVWKLTEQVGCGICVEPENGYALAEAVLRLQTDAQGRAAMGSKGRQFVECNFARETITDRYRAGLETLMEKRGFPMTGQASLSSE; encoded by the coding sequence ATGAAGATATTAGTCGTTAGCTTGTATTACGAACCCGACCGTTGCCAATCAAATGGCCCAATCATCCGTGCATTGTGCGAAGATTGGGCAGAAGCTGGCCATGAAGTCACTGTTCTAACTTCGTTTCCCCATTACAACTGCGACAACGTCTGGCCGGAATATCGCGGGCGATGGTTCCAGCGCGACCGTGTTGGCCGTGTGAAAGTCATTCGGTCGTATATCTTTGTGCCACACAAACGTTCGGGCTGGCAGCGGATTCTGAATTACCTGTCGTTCAATATTTCTTCGACCCTGGCTGGTTTGTTTTCCGGCAAGCAGGACGTGATGTTTGTTATGTCGCCTCCGTTGACGATTGGGTTGACGGCATACGTGCTCGGATTGCTGAAACGAATTCCATATTGTTACAACCTTCAGGACATCTGGCCGGAAGTCGCCGTCAAGCTGGGAATGTTGCGCGGACGCCGCTTGATTGCTTTTTTCGAAGCGATGGAGAAATTCATTTATCGCCACAGCCGACGCATATTCGCCATTTCCGACGAATTCAAAGCAAACTTGATGACCAAAGGCATTCCTGCCGATCAGATCGAGGTCATTCCGAATTTCACCGACACCGAATTCATTAAACCGATGGGAAAATCGAATGCGTTTTCCTTGGCGAATGGATTGGCGGACAAATTTACGGTTCTGTATGCAGGCAACGTCGGATTGTCGCAGGGCTTGGAGGTCATTTTGGACGCCGCCGAGCAATTGAAAAGTCGCCGTGACATCGTGTTTGCCGTTGTCGGCGAAGGAAGCTGTCGCGACGAATTGATCGCCGAAGCTGAACAACGGGGATTGCAAAACGTAAAGCTGCTGCCTTTCCAGCCGGAAAGTGATGTGCCGATGGTGTACGCCGCCGCTGATGTGGCGTTGATACCGCTCCGGCAGGGAATCACGGAAAATTCGGTTCCATGCAAAACCTACAGCATTATGGCGGCTGCAAAACCTTACATCGCCGGAGTTGATGAGGGGAGCACAGTGTGGAAGCTGACCGAGCAGGTCGGTTGCGGCATTTGTGTCGAGCCGGAAAATGGATACGCGCTGGCAGAAGCTGTGCTGCGGTTACAAACCGATGCGCAAGGCAGAGCTGCGATGGGAAGCAAAGGGCGTCAATTTGTTGAATGCAACTTTGCACGCGAAACCATCACAGATCGGTATCGCGCGGGATTGGAAACGCTGATGGAAAAGCGCGGCTTCCCGATGACCGGACAAGCATCGCTGTCGAGTGAATGA
- a CDS encoding type II toxin-antitoxin system VapC family toxin, with product MIPTIYLETSVIGAYLDKGESFRRDLTIRWWEHELKNYRAYVSPLVERELERTREPYRKSYLKLIHHLPQLEVSEEAAILADGYIGRGIFQRKFLGDALHVALASFHKIDYLVTWNFGHLASVHRQARIKLFNTAAGFFVPEIVTPEFLVSELY from the coding sequence ATGATTCCAACCATCTATCTGGAAACTTCCGTCATTGGCGCTTACCTGGACAAGGGGGAATCCTTTCGACGTGATTTGACCATTCGATGGTGGGAACATGAATTGAAAAACTATCGGGCTTACGTGTCTCCGTTGGTTGAACGCGAATTGGAGCGAACACGTGAACCGTATCGCAAAAGCTACCTGAAACTGATTCACCATTTGCCGCAGCTTGAAGTGTCCGAAGAGGCAGCGATTTTGGCCGACGGATACATCGGGCGCGGCATTTTTCAACGAAAGTTTCTGGGCGATGCGTTGCACGTGGCGTTGGCTTCATTTCACAAAATTGATTATCTGGTGACGTGGAACTTTGGCCATCTGGCCAGTGTTCATCGCCAGGCGCGAATCAAACTGTTTAACACCGCCGCCGGATTCTTTGTCCCTGAAATTGTGACGCCGGAATTTCTGGTGAGCGAGCTTTACTGA
- a CDS encoding glycosyltransferase family 4 protein, which produces MFRATIFFLAGVISYLVTGWLATAPAWFRSLDMPNARSSHTHPTPRMGGLGIVASFVIILPMLWVMLIGASANWLLAAKFGVALVSYVIIAGVGLVDDLRRIGPLGKYLGQLAAALIALWSGVNFIYLHIPFAGTLAVGIVVGAMLTIIWLTGFSNLFNFMDGIDGLAGGVGVIYSLALAAVSFGTGHRLIGAGCLMLAAACLGFVAHNFPPAKIFMGDVGSLFIGYVLAAFATVTSNSGERPVPFLAVLLIFGTFLYDTTFTLILRARRGEKLWEAHRSHLYQRLVIAGQSHRRVTLTYFGLSILLGAGGVLYTFAGKLFGDGVMDWGRVSILIASAALMVGFTLYVYWYEAAAQRIKDMKDIFASEASAEAIES; this is translated from the coding sequence ATGTTTCGAGCAACTATCTTTTTTCTGGCAGGAGTCATTTCCTATCTGGTTACAGGCTGGCTGGCAACGGCTCCGGCGTGGTTTCGTTCGCTGGATATGCCAAACGCGCGCAGTTCGCACACGCACCCAACGCCGCGCATGGGCGGGCTGGGCATCGTCGCATCCTTCGTCATCATTCTGCCGATGTTGTGGGTGATGTTGATTGGCGCATCGGCCAATTGGCTGCTGGCGGCGAAATTCGGCGTGGCGCTGGTTAGTTACGTCATCATCGCCGGAGTCGGCTTGGTGGATGATTTACGACGCATCGGCCCCTTGGGAAAATATCTGGGGCAGCTTGCCGCGGCGTTAATCGCATTGTGGAGCGGGGTGAATTTTATTTATTTGCACATCCCGTTTGCCGGAACCCTGGCTGTTGGCATCGTGGTTGGCGCAATGTTGACAATCATCTGGCTGACCGGTTTCAGCAACCTGTTCAATTTCATGGATGGTATTGATGGATTGGCGGGCGGAGTCGGCGTTATTTACAGTCTGGCTCTGGCCGCTGTCAGTTTTGGAACCGGTCACCGTCTGATTGGCGCGGGTTGTTTAATGTTGGCGGCGGCCTGCCTGGGATTTGTTGCACACAATTTTCCTCCGGCGAAAATTTTCATGGGCGATGTCGGCAGTTTGTTTATTGGGTACGTGCTGGCGGCGTTTGCGACCGTGACTTCCAATAGCGGCGAACGTCCTGTTCCTTTTCTTGCCGTATTACTGATTTTCGGCACATTCCTTTACGACACGACCTTTACGCTGATCCTGCGCGCCCGCCGAGGAGAAAAGTTGTGGGAAGCTCACCGCTCCCACCTTTACCAACGATTGGTCATTGCCGGTCAAAGCCATCGCCGTGTCACGCTGACTTATTTTGGATTGAGCATTCTGCTCGGCGCGGGCGGCGTGCTATACACGTTTGCCGGAAAACTGTTTGGCGATGGAGTGATGGATTGGGGACGGGTTTCGATTTTGATTGCCAGCGCAGCATTGATGGTGGGATTCACTTTGTACGTGTATTGGTACGAAGCGGCAGCGCAGCGCATTAAGGACATGAAGGATATTTTTGCTTCCGAGGCCTCGGCTGAAGCGATTGAAAGTTAA
- the msrA gene encoding peptide-methionine (S)-S-oxide reductase MsrA, with amino-acid sequence MKLFLTTVFAAVLMLAVSTSAQAQKKANPAPAQKEVAVLAGGCFWCLEAVFTELKGVDKVASGYSGGKVAKPTYEQVSSGTTGHAESVQITFDPKIISYKELLEVFFTIHDPTSLNRQGADIGTQYRSAIFFNSPEQKAVAEQVIADINAAKIWKTAIVTEVTKLDTFYKAEEYHQRYYELNPDQAYCRMVIEPKVLKFRKQFLPKLKKH; translated from the coding sequence ATGAAATTGTTTTTGACGACAGTATTCGCGGCAGTTTTGATGCTGGCGGTTTCGACTTCAGCACAGGCGCAGAAGAAAGCGAATCCAGCCCCAGCACAAAAAGAAGTCGCCGTTTTGGCCGGAGGCTGTTTCTGGTGCCTGGAAGCCGTTTTCACCGAACTAAAAGGCGTGGACAAAGTTGCTTCAGGGTATTCCGGCGGCAAAGTTGCCAAACCGACCTATGAACAAGTCAGTTCCGGCACTACGGGTCACGCCGAAAGCGTACAAATCACTTTCGATCCAAAAATCATTTCGTACAAAGAATTGCTGGAAGTCTTTTTCACCATTCACGATCCGACTTCGCTCAACCGCCAGGGAGCGGACATTGGTACGCAATATCGCTCTGCCATCTTTTTCAATTCGCCGGAACAGAAAGCCGTTGCAGAACAAGTCATCGCGGACATCAACGCCGCCAAAATCTGGAAAACCGCGATTGTTACCGAAGTGACGAAGCTGGACACGTTTTACAAGGCGGAGGAATATCACCAACGCTATTACGAACTGAATCCGGATCAGGCATATTGCCGAATGGTGATCGAACCGAAGGTGCTCAAATTCCGCAAACAGTTTCTGCCAAAGCTGAAAAAGCATTAG
- a CDS encoding glycoside hydrolase family 16 protein — protein sequence MEKKLCAVFVIIAASLMVLSAKPARTETQKPPLAWADEFDGPAGSAPNSTKWAYDLGVGQNGWGNNELQTYTDRTSNAYLDGEGHLVIKAIKENFTGTDGATRGYTSARLVTRGKFELTYGRIEARIKVPYGQGMWPAFWLLGSNVSSVGWPTCGEIDVMEIIGREPSTVYGTLHGPGFSGAGGLSNSFTLLEGKKFADDFHTFEVEWNPRDISFYVDGLHYHTRKSPEFTGNQQWVFDHPFYLLLNVAVGGSWPGNPDATTVFPQTMMVDYVRVFSDLRTPIRRNRE from the coding sequence ATGGAAAAAAAACTCTGTGCTGTTTTCGTAATCATTGCAGCTTCCCTGATGGTGTTATCGGCCAAACCAGCCAGGACTGAAACCCAAAAACCTCCGTTGGCTTGGGCAGATGAATTTGACGGCCCTGCCGGAAGCGCGCCCAATTCCACTAAATGGGCTTATGATTTGGGTGTTGGGCAAAACGGCTGGGGCAACAATGAGCTTCAAACATACACTGATCGAACTTCGAATGCGTACCTGGACGGTGAAGGCCATCTGGTCATCAAAGCCATCAAAGAAAACTTTACTGGCACGGATGGCGCAACGCGTGGTTATACGTCCGCGCGGTTGGTCACGCGCGGGAAGTTCGAACTGACCTATGGGCGCATCGAAGCGCGCATCAAAGTTCCTTACGGACAAGGCATGTGGCCTGCGTTTTGGCTTTTGGGCAGCAATGTTTCATCTGTCGGTTGGCCGACGTGCGGTGAAATAGACGTGATGGAAATCATTGGGCGCGAACCTTCGACCGTGTACGGCACTTTGCACGGGCCGGGGTTTTCCGGCGCTGGTGGCTTGTCCAATTCCTTCACTCTGCTCGAAGGCAAAAAGTTCGCCGATGATTTTCATACTTTTGAAGTCGAGTGGAACCCACGGGACATCAGTTTTTACGTGGACGGATTGCATTACCACACGCGGAAATCCCCGGAATTCACCGGCAATCAGCAATGGGTGTTCGATCACCCGTTTTATTTGCTGCTCAACGTCGCGGTCGGAGGGAGTTGGCCGGGCAACCCCGATGCGACGACGGTCTTTCCTCAGACGATGATGGTGGATTATGTGCGGGTGTTTTCAGACCTGAGAACACCAATTCGGCGGAATCGCGAATGA
- a CDS encoding NAD-dependent epimerase/dehydratase family protein produces MNEVETQRLAFVTGATGCIGSALVTKLVHDGWRIVALVRDRNRASHLPVSVELVEASLADQERIATAMQGCQTVFHLAAKVHAAPGTPLKEFERENVAGTRNVITAAIENRAKRFVFFSTVAVYGESEKIQDEAQFPRPTTAYGASKFDAEQIVLEQTELNATVLRLPVVYGAYDRGNVASLIQAIRRNRYFIVGDGQNLKSMVAVENVVDAALFVADDERAIGKTYNVTDARPYSQEEIAATIAELLGSRKPLKLPRWLLMLAGKTGDLVENLTGLNLPVSSDRIRKLSSNTIYSAAKIKYELGFEPRVELREGLIQAINSISKSQFGI; encoded by the coding sequence ATGAACGAAGTAGAAACACAGCGGTTGGCTTTCGTGACAGGAGCCACAGGCTGCATCGGCAGCGCATTGGTTACCAAACTGGTTCATGATGGATGGCGAATTGTTGCACTGGTTCGAGATCGAAACCGGGCGAGCCATTTGCCCGTAAGCGTTGAACTTGTGGAAGCCAGCCTTGCAGATCAGGAACGGATCGCAACCGCGATGCAGGGTTGTCAGACGGTTTTTCATCTGGCCGCAAAAGTTCACGCCGCTCCGGGTACGCCGCTGAAAGAGTTCGAGCGCGAAAACGTCGCTGGCACACGCAATGTCATCACGGCAGCAATTGAAAACAGGGCTAAACGATTCGTCTTTTTCAGCACCGTGGCCGTTTATGGAGAAAGCGAGAAAATACAAGATGAAGCTCAATTTCCGCGACCGACAACGGCTTACGGTGCCAGTAAATTTGATGCCGAACAAATTGTTCTCGAGCAGACGGAATTGAATGCGACCGTGTTGCGATTGCCAGTGGTTTACGGCGCTTATGATCGCGGCAATGTGGCCAGCCTGATTCAGGCAATCCGGCGAAACCGCTACTTCATAGTTGGCGACGGCCAAAATTTGAAAAGTATGGTTGCCGTTGAAAATGTCGTTGATGCCGCACTGTTTGTGGCGGACGACGAACGGGCAATCGGGAAAACGTACAACGTAACGGATGCGCGGCCTTACTCCCAGGAAGAGATTGCCGCAACGATTGCTGAGTTGCTTGGTAGTAGAAAGCCGTTAAAACTCCCTCGATGGTTGTTGATGCTGGCTGGAAAAACAGGTGATTTAGTTGAAAATCTGACCGGCTTGAACCTGCCGGTTTCATCCGACCGCATTCGGAAGCTGTCATCGAATACGATTTACAGTGCGGCCAAAATCAAATACGAACTCGGGTTTGAACCTCGCGTGGAGTTGCGCGAAGGTCTGATTCAAGCGATCAACTCAATCTCAAAATCCCAATTCGGAATTTGA
- a CDS encoding DUF3881 family protein: protein MPEPFDAIGFQIKDDASYKALAEQAHQLGALSKAHRPQGTLHGCCWSLGSGLEVWTVLYESAKGMFYADCRPAFRGKRQIGFYPWEILEYEEDGEAIVRGAVLDSPLELMFALQNITEINPLDFRERPITAAMAGLAYRARVSPRKIKPAFEQITDRSRQRRTTETDYIIRGKILSWREMHNPRTEENLLWVDVDAEKIKIEVVINKADLKGELEPGAWLSAETWLQGHILNDRELMARYEGVDREATPGDWWVKLRRDH, encoded by the coding sequence ATGCCAGAGCCGTTTGATGCAATCGGGTTTCAGATCAAGGACGACGCCTCTTATAAAGCGCTCGCTGAACAGGCGCATCAACTCGGCGCGCTCAGCAAAGCGCATCGTCCTCAGGGAACTTTGCACGGCTGTTGTTGGAGTCTGGGATCAGGGTTGGAGGTCTGGACGGTGCTATATGAATCGGCCAAGGGAATGTTTTACGCCGATTGTCGCCCGGCGTTTCGCGGCAAACGGCAAATCGGTTTTTACCCCTGGGAAATTTTGGAATACGAAGAAGACGGCGAAGCCATCGTGCGCGGCGCAGTGCTGGATTCGCCGTTGGAATTGATGTTCGCACTGCAAAACATTACGGAAATCAATCCATTGGATTTTCGTGAACGTCCGATCACTGCGGCGATGGCCGGGCTGGCGTACCGTGCGCGCGTCAGTCCTCGAAAGATCAAACCCGCATTTGAACAAATAACAGACCGCAGCCGTCAACGCAGAACCACCGAAACCGATTACATCATCCGAGGCAAAATTCTTTCCTGGCGTGAAATGCACAATCCCAGGACAGAAGAAAACCTGCTATGGGTTGACGTGGACGCGGAAAAGATCAAGATCGAAGTCGTCATCAATAAAGCGGACTTAAAAGGCGAACTGGAACCCGGCGCATGGCTTTCCGCCGAAACCTGGTTGCAAGGCCACATTCTGAACGACAGGGAATTGATGGCTCGTTACGAAGGCGTTGACCGCGAAGCCACGCCGGGCGATTGGTGGGTTAAGCTGCGACGCGATCACTAA